A genomic stretch from Spongiibacter nanhainus includes:
- the rplJ gene encoding 50S ribosomal protein L10 encodes MALRLDDKKAIVADVNETAASALSLVIADARGCTVSEMTELRKAAREAQVDMRVVRNTLAKLALKGTDYECAEEAFKGPSLLAFSMEDPGAAARIFKDFAKENDEFEVKALAVSGQLLGPEQLDVLAKLPTRDQALSMLMSVMKAPTTKLVQTMNEVPGKLVRTLAAVRDQKEAA; translated from the coding sequence GTGGCATTAAGACTCGACGACAAAAAAGCGATTGTCGCTGACGTTAACGAGACTGCTGCGAGTGCATTGTCATTGGTCATTGCCGACGCCCGTGGGTGCACGGTAAGTGAAATGACCGAGCTGCGCAAGGCAGCGCGGGAAGCCCAGGTGGACATGCGCGTTGTGCGCAACACCTTGGCCAAGCTCGCGCTGAAGGGAACGGACTACGAGTGTGCCGAGGAAGCCTTTAAAGGCCCCTCGCTGTTGGCATTCTCGATGGAAGATCCCGGCGCAGCGGCGCGAATCTTTAAAGATTTCGCCAAGGAAAATGACGAGTTTGAAGTAAAAGCACTGGCAGTAAGTGGCCAATTACTGGGTCCCGAGCAACTGGATGTATTGGCTAAGTTGCCGACGCGCGATCAAGCACTCTCTATGCTGATGAGTGTAATGAAGGCGCCGACAACCAAGCTGGTACAGACCATGAACGAGGTACCTGGCAAATTGGTTCGTACGCTGGCTGCAGTTCGCGATCAGAAAGAAGCTGCCTAA
- the rplA gene encoding 50S ribosomal protein L1: MAKLTKRQKAIQEKLQPGKQYSVEEAVSLLKEVSTVKFSEAVDVSINLGVDARKSDQAVRGATTLPHGTGKDVRVAVFTQGENAEKAKAAGADFVGMEDLAEQVKGGMMDFDVVVASPDAMRVVGQLGQVLGPRGLMPNPKTGTVTPDVETAVQNAKAGQVRYRTDKNGIIHGAIGSIKFEANALQENLEALLADLKKAKPASAKGVYLKKITLSSTMGPGLVIDQSSLAVAK; the protein is encoded by the coding sequence ATGGCTAAGTTGACTAAGCGCCAAAAAGCGATCCAGGAAAAACTGCAGCCCGGTAAACAGTACTCAGTTGAAGAGGCTGTTTCACTTCTGAAAGAAGTGTCCACGGTTAAGTTTTCAGAAGCTGTGGATGTGTCTATCAATCTCGGTGTAGACGCACGTAAATCCGACCAGGCTGTCCGCGGTGCCACCACCTTGCCCCACGGCACTGGTAAAGACGTTCGCGTGGCGGTTTTCACCCAGGGTGAAAACGCTGAGAAGGCAAAAGCAGCTGGTGCTGACTTTGTCGGTATGGAAGATTTGGCCGAGCAAGTCAAAGGCGGCATGATGGACTTTGACGTCGTAGTTGCCTCTCCTGATGCGATGCGCGTTGTTGGTCAGCTGGGTCAGGTTTTGGGTCCCCGTGGTCTGATGCCAAACCCCAAGACCGGTACTGTAACCCCAGACGTTGAGACTGCGGTACAAAATGCCAAGGCGGGTCAGGTGCGCTACCGTACAGACAAAAACGGTATCATCCACGGCGCTATTGGCAGCATCAAGTTCGAAGCCAACGCGCTGCAGGAAAACCTGGAAGCGCTGCTGGCAGACTTGAAAAAGGCGAAGCCGGCTTCTGCCAAAGGCGTATATCTGAAGAAAATCACCCTGTCCTCTACCATGGGGCCGGGTCTGGTGATCGATCAGAGCAGCCTGGCAGTCGCTAAGTAA
- the rpoB gene encoding DNA-directed RNA polymerase subunit beta, whose product MAYSYTEKKRIRKDFGKLPHVMDVPYLLAIQLDSYTKFTQQGIPSKDRGDHGLHAAFKSIFPIVSYSGNAALEYVDYVLGAPAFDVNECQLRGVTYSVPLRVKVRLIIYDKESANKSIKDIKEQEVYMGEIPLMTENGTFVINGTERVIVSQLHRSPGVFFDHDRGKTHSSGKLLYSARVIPYRGSWLDFEFDPKDLVYVRIDRRRKLPATILLRALGMTSEEILDIFFDVNTFKVTKDGSFSIELIPERLRGEVATFDICGADGKVIAETGRRITARHIRQIEKANLTELEVPPEYLIGRSLAKDIVDTKTGEVLFACNTEITAEMLEAFQQAGINEIETLYTNELDCGPFISETLRSDPSSTELEALVEIYRMMRPGEPPTKESAENLFQNLFFSAERYDLSAVGRMKFNRRLGREEITGPGTLDKDDIVAVLKTLVDIRNGKGIVDDIDHLGNRRIRSVGEMAENQFRVGLVRVERAVKERLSMAESEGLMPQDLINAKPVAAAVKEFFGSSQLSQFMDQNNPLSEITHKRRVSALGPGGLTRERAGFEVRDVHPTHYGRVCPIETPEGPNIGLINSLATYARTNEYGFLESPYRKVIDGQVTDEIEFLSAINEAEQVIAQASAAVNDKGELTDEMVAVRHMNEFTVMPPEKVTYMDVSPKQVVSVAASLIPFLEHDDANRALMGSNMQRQAVPTLRADKPLVGTGFERYVASDSGVCVVARRGGVIDSVDSSRIVVRVDADQVAPGQPPVDIYNLTKYTRSNQNTCINQRPIVGEGDAVTAGDILADGPSVDLGELALGQNMRIAFMPWNGYNFEDSILVSERIVQEDRFTTIHIQELTCIARDTKLGPEEISADIPNVGEGALSNLDESGIVYIGAEVGPGDILVGKVTPKGETQLTPEEKLLRAIFGEKASDVKDTSLRVPSSTKGTVIDVQVFTRDGLEKDKRALEIEKMQLDEFRKDLNEEYRIIEEATFVRLRSLLQGQKILSGPGLKKNDELTSELLDNLKKDDWFKLRLSDESINAALEDADKQLAAHQKDLEERFEDKKRKLTTGDDLAPGVLKIVKVYLAIKRRIQPGDKMAGRHGNKGVISVIMPIEDMPFDEKGEPVDIVLNPLGVPSRMNVGQILETHLGLAAKGLGGKIDEMLKQQKAVADIRKFLAEIYNDGAGRIEELDSFSDQEVLDLAKNLTGGVPMATQVFDGANESEIKKLLKLADLPESGQLALYDGRTGMEFDRPVTVGYMYMLKLNHLVDDKMHARSTGSYSLVTQQPLGGKAQFGGQRFGEMEVWALEAYGAAYTLQEMLTVKSDDVNGRTKMYKNIVDGDQRMEPGMPESFNVLVKEIRSLGINIELDTE is encoded by the coding sequence ATGGCTTACTCATACACTGAGAAAAAACGTATCCGTAAGGATTTTGGCAAATTGCCTCACGTCATGGACGTGCCTTATCTCCTAGCGATTCAGCTGGATTCCTATACCAAATTTACGCAGCAGGGCATTCCGTCGAAGGATCGCGGCGACCACGGCCTGCACGCGGCTTTTAAATCTATATTCCCCATCGTGAGCTACTCCGGCAATGCGGCGCTGGAGTATGTTGACTACGTGCTGGGCGCACCGGCGTTTGACGTCAACGAATGCCAGCTGCGGGGCGTCACTTACTCAGTTCCGCTGCGGGTGAAAGTACGGCTGATTATCTATGATAAAGAGTCAGCCAATAAGAGCATCAAAGATATCAAAGAGCAGGAAGTCTACATGGGGGAAATCCCCCTGATGACTGAAAACGGTACCTTCGTTATCAACGGTACCGAGCGTGTTATCGTCTCCCAGCTGCACCGCAGCCCCGGCGTGTTCTTCGATCACGATCGCGGTAAGACTCACTCCTCGGGCAAGTTGCTCTATTCAGCCCGGGTTATTCCTTACCGTGGTTCTTGGTTGGATTTTGAGTTCGATCCCAAAGACCTGGTCTATGTGCGTATCGACCGCCGTCGTAAGTTGCCGGCGACAATTTTGCTGCGTGCCCTGGGCATGACCTCTGAAGAAATCCTGGACATCTTCTTTGACGTCAACACCTTTAAGGTCACTAAGGACGGCAGCTTCTCCATTGAGCTGATCCCAGAACGCCTCCGGGGTGAGGTGGCAACCTTCGATATTTGCGGCGCTGACGGCAAAGTCATAGCTGAGACCGGCCGCCGGATCACGGCTCGCCATATCCGCCAAATTGAAAAGGCCAACCTGACTGAGCTGGAAGTGCCGCCCGAGTATCTGATTGGCCGTTCGCTGGCCAAAGATATCGTCGACACCAAGACCGGCGAAGTCCTGTTTGCCTGTAACACCGAGATTACCGCTGAAATGTTGGAAGCCTTCCAGCAGGCCGGTATTAACGAAATCGAAACGCTGTACACCAACGAACTGGATTGCGGCCCGTTTATCAGCGAAACCCTGCGCAGCGACCCGTCCAGCACTGAGCTGGAAGCCTTGGTCGAAATTTACCGCATGATGCGCCCCGGTGAGCCGCCGACTAAAGAATCCGCGGAAAACCTGTTCCAGAACCTGTTCTTCTCGGCAGAGCGTTACGACCTGTCAGCGGTTGGTCGTATGAAGTTCAACCGTCGTTTGGGCCGCGAAGAGATTACCGGTCCCGGCACGCTGGATAAAGACGATATCGTTGCCGTGCTGAAGACTCTGGTAGATATCCGTAACGGTAAAGGCATTGTCGACGATATAGACCACTTGGGTAACCGTCGCATTCGCTCCGTGGGCGAAATGGCTGAAAACCAGTTCCGCGTGGGTCTGGTGCGGGTTGAGCGGGCGGTAAAAGAGCGCTTGTCCATGGCGGAGAGCGAAGGCCTGATGCCCCAGGACTTGATCAACGCCAAGCCTGTTGCTGCTGCGGTGAAGGAGTTCTTTGGTTCTTCCCAGCTGTCTCAGTTTATGGACCAGAACAACCCATTGTCGGAAATCACCCACAAGCGTCGTGTATCGGCATTGGGGCCGGGTGGTCTGACTCGGGAGCGTGCCGGCTTCGAGGTGCGGGACGTACACCCGACTCACTACGGTCGCGTCTGTCCTATCGAGACACCTGAAGGGCCGAACATCGGTCTGATCAACTCTCTGGCGACCTATGCTCGTACCAATGAGTACGGCTTCCTGGAGAGCCCCTACCGCAAAGTTATCGACGGCCAGGTTACTGACGAAATCGAGTTCCTGTCTGCCATTAACGAAGCAGAGCAAGTCATTGCACAGGCTTCGGCAGCGGTGAATGACAAGGGCGAGCTGACCGACGAAATGGTCGCCGTGCGGCACATGAACGAATTTACCGTTATGCCGCCAGAAAAAGTCACCTATATGGATGTCTCGCCCAAGCAGGTGGTTTCGGTGGCCGCGTCACTGATCCCCTTCCTGGAGCACGATGATGCGAACCGGGCACTGATGGGTTCAAACATGCAGCGTCAGGCAGTGCCAACGCTACGCGCCGATAAGCCTCTGGTCGGTACCGGTTTTGAGCGCTATGTTGCCTCTGACTCCGGGGTTTGTGTTGTGGCTCGCCGCGGTGGTGTCATCGACAGCGTGGACTCGTCCCGCATCGTTGTCCGGGTCGACGCCGATCAGGTTGCCCCTGGCCAACCGCCCGTGGATATTTACAACCTGACCAAGTACACCCGTTCAAACCAGAACACTTGCATCAATCAGCGGCCCATTGTCGGTGAAGGTGATGCGGTAACGGCTGGCGATATTCTGGCTGATGGCCCGTCAGTGGATCTGGGCGAGTTGGCGCTGGGTCAGAACATGCGCATCGCCTTTATGCCCTGGAACGGTTACAACTTCGAGGACTCCATCCTGGTGTCCGAGCGGATTGTTCAAGAAGATCGTTTTACCACGATCCACATCCAGGAGCTGACCTGTATTGCTCGGGACACCAAGCTCGGGCCCGAAGAAATTTCTGCGGATATTCCCAATGTCGGCGAGGGCGCGCTCTCCAACCTGGATGAGTCCGGTATCGTCTACATTGGCGCTGAAGTGGGTCCCGGCGACATTCTGGTGGGCAAGGTGACGCCGAAAGGTGAAACCCAGCTGACGCCAGAAGAAAAACTGCTGCGTGCGATTTTCGGTGAAAAGGCATCTGACGTAAAAGATACTTCTCTGCGAGTGCCCTCCAGCACCAAGGGTACGGTTATCGACGTGCAGGTCTTTACCCGGGATGGTCTCGAGAAAGACAAGCGCGCGCTGGAAATCGAAAAGATGCAGCTCGATGAGTTCCGCAAGGACCTCAACGAGGAGTACCGCATCATCGAAGAGGCCACGTTTGTTCGCCTGCGCAGTCTGCTCCAAGGTCAAAAGATCCTCAGCGGTCCCGGCCTGAAAAAGAACGACGAGCTGACTTCAGAGCTGCTGGACAACTTGAAGAAAGACGACTGGTTCAAGCTGCGTCTTTCTGACGAGTCTATTAACGCGGCGCTGGAAGATGCTGACAAGCAGCTTGCCGCTCACCAGAAAGACCTGGAAGAGCGCTTTGAAGACAAGAAGCGCAAGCTGACCACTGGCGACGACCTTGCGCCCGGCGTGCTGAAAATCGTTAAGGTTTACCTGGCGATCAAGCGCCGTATCCAGCCCGGTGACAAAATGGCAGGCCGCCACGGTAACAAGGGTGTTATCTCGGTCATCATGCCCATCGAGGATATGCCCTTTGATGAGAAGGGTGAGCCCGTGGACATCGTGCTCAACCCACTGGGTGTGCCGTCGCGGATGAACGTCGGTCAGATTCTGGAAACCCACCTTGGCCTGGCGGCGAAGGGGCTGGGTGGAAAGATCGACGAGATGCTTAAGCAACAGAAGGCCGTTGCCGATATTCGCAAGTTCCTGGCGGAAATCTACAACGACGGCGCCGGTCGCATTGAAGAGCTGGACAGCTTCTCGGATCAAGAGGTGCTCGACCTGGCCAAGAACCTGACAGGCGGCGTACCGATGGCCACTCAAGTCTTTGACGGTGCCAACGAAAGCGAGATCAAAAAACTACTCAAACTGGCTGATTTGCCAGAGAGTGGTCAGCTCGCCCTGTATGACGGCCGTACCGGTATGGAATTTGATCGCCCGGTCACTGTTGGTTACATGTACATGCTCAAGCTGAACCACCTGGTGGACGACAAGATGCACGCCCGTTCCACCGGTTCCTACAGCCTGGTTACTCAGCAGCCGCTGGGTGGTAAGGCGCAGTTTGGTGGTCAGCGCTTCGGTGAGATGGAAGTATGGGCGCTGGAGGCCTACGGTGCCGCCTACACCCTGCAGGAAATGCTCACCGTTAAGTCGGACGACGTCAACGGTCGGACCAAGATGTACAAGAACATTGTTGATGGCGACCAGCGTATGGAGCCGGGCATGCCCGAGTCCTTCAACGTACTGGTTAAAGAGATCCGCTCCCTCGGTATCAATATCGAGCTGGACACGGAATAA
- the rplL gene encoding 50S ribosomal protein L7/L12, which produces MALSKDDILNAIAEMSVMEVVELIEAMEEKFGVTAAAAVAAAPAAAAGDAGAAAAEQTEFDVVLTSAGEKKVNVIKAVRALTGLGLKEAKEMVDGAPSTVKEAASKEDAEEAKKQLEEAGASVELK; this is translated from the coding sequence ATGGCTCTGTCTAAAGACGATATTTTGAATGCAATTGCCGAAATGAGCGTAATGGAAGTAGTTGAGCTCATCGAAGCAATGGAAGAGAAGTTCGGCGTAACTGCAGCAGCTGCCGTTGCTGCAGCACCTGCCGCTGCCGCTGGCGACGCCGGTGCAGCTGCCGCTGAGCAGACCGAGTTTGACGTTGTTCTGACCAGCGCTGGTGAGAAGAAAGTTAACGTCATCAAGGCCGTTCGTGCCCTGACCGGTCTGGGTCTGAAAGAAGCGAAAGAAATGGTTGACGGTGCTCCGTCTACTGTTAAAGAAGCTGCTTCTAAAGAAGACGCTGAAGAAGCTAAAAAGCAACTGGAAGAAGCTGGCGCCTCTGTCGAGCTCAAGTAA
- the secE gene encoding preprotein translocase subunit SecE gives MAANAEGESRLDGLKWALVALVVAGGVGGNIYFSEESLLYRVIALLVLALVAGFVAAQTARGAAFVELVKGARNEIRKVVWPTRQEGTQTTLIVVAFVIVAALILWGLDSLLGWLASMVIG, from the coding sequence ATGGCTGCAAATGCAGAAGGCGAAAGCCGACTAGATGGCCTTAAGTGGGCGCTTGTTGCCCTAGTGGTTGCTGGCGGCGTCGGCGGCAACATCTATTTCTCTGAGGAATCGCTGCTTTACCGCGTGATTGCCCTGTTGGTGTTGGCGCTCGTGGCAGGGTTTGTCGCAGCGCAGACTGCCCGCGGTGCCGCCTTTGTTGAGCTGGTAAAAGGGGCGCGCAACGAGATTCGCAAGGTGGTGTGGCCAACTCGCCAAGAAGGGACGCAGACAACCCTGATTGTGGTGGCGTTTGTTATTGTGGCGGCGCTGATTTTGTGGGGGCTAGACAGCCTGTTGGGCTGGTTGGCATCCATGGTAATAGGCTGA
- the nusG gene encoding transcription termination/antitermination protein NusG: MAKRWYVVHAYSGYEKKVANALKERIELSGFSDRFGEVLVPTEEVVEMRAGQKRKSERKFFPGYVLIQMELDDDTWHLVKETPRVMGFIGGKADKPAPITEKEADAILQRVESGDKPKPKTLFEPGEMVRVIDGPFNDFNGVVEEVNYEKSRLHVAVLIFGRSTPVELDFSQVEKT; this comes from the coding sequence ATGGCAAAGCGTTGGTATGTTGTTCACGCCTATTCCGGCTATGAAAAGAAAGTGGCCAATGCGCTGAAAGAGCGTATTGAGCTGTCAGGCTTCTCCGACCGCTTTGGTGAAGTCCTGGTACCCACCGAAGAAGTGGTGGAGATGCGTGCTGGTCAAAAGCGCAAAAGTGAGCGGAAGTTCTTTCCGGGTTATGTGTTGATTCAGATGGAGCTGGACGACGATACCTGGCACTTGGTGAAGGAAACGCCCCGAGTAATGGGCTTTATTGGCGGTAAAGCTGACAAGCCGGCGCCGATCACAGAAAAAGAAGCGGATGCGATTCTGCAGCGGGTTGAAAGTGGCGATAAGCCCAAGCCCAAGACGTTGTTTGAACCCGGCGAAATGGTTCGGGTTATCGATGGCCCCTTCAATGACTTTAATGGTGTTGTCGAAGAGGTCAACTACGAGAAGAGCCGTCTGCATGTGGCGGTACTGATTTTTGGTCGCTCCACGCCGGTTGAATTGGATTTCAGCCAAGTGGAAAAAACCTAA
- the rplK gene encoding 50S ribosomal protein L11: MAKKIQAYIKLQVPAGGANPSPPVGPALGQHGVNIMEFCKAFNAETQSMENGMPIPVVITVYSDRSFTFTTKTPPASFLLKKAAGIKSGSGTPNTKKVGKVTREQLEEIATLKMPDLTAADMDAAVRTIAGSARAAGIEVEGV, from the coding sequence ATGGCAAAGAAAATCCAAGCTTACATTAAGCTTCAGGTGCCCGCTGGCGGCGCCAACCCCAGCCCCCCTGTCGGCCCTGCGCTGGGTCAGCATGGTGTGAACATCATGGAATTCTGTAAAGCGTTTAACGCTGAAACACAGAGCATGGAAAATGGCATGCCGATCCCGGTTGTCATCACCGTGTACTCTGATCGCAGCTTTACCTTTACCACCAAGACCCCTCCGGCTTCCTTCCTGCTCAAAAAGGCGGCGGGCATCAAGAGTGGTTCTGGTACCCCCAACACCAAGAAAGTGGGCAAGGTAACTCGGGAGCAGTTGGAAGAGATCGCGACCCTGAAGATGCCAGATTTGACCGCAGCCGATATGGATGCCGCGGTTCGTACAATTGCCGGTAGCGCTCGTGCTGCAGGTATCGAAGTGGAGGGCGTATAA
- the tuf gene encoding elongation factor Tu, with product MAKEKFERSKPHVNVGTIGHVDHGKTTLTAALTRVCAEVFGGQAVAFDGIDNAPEERERGITIATSHVEYDSDIRHYAHVDCPGHADYVKNMITGAAQMDGAILVCGATDGPMPQTREHILLSRQVGVPYIVVFLNKADLLAEDCGGVGTEEYNEMLELVEMEIRELLDTYEFPGDDTPIIAGSALMALNGEDDNELGTTAVSKLVKALDEYIPEPERAIDQPFLMPIEDVFSISGRGTVVTGRIERGILNTGDEIEIVGIKDTTKTTCTGVEMFRKMLDEGRAGENVGVLLRGTKRDEVERGQVLAKPGTITPHTRFEGEVYVLSKEEGGRHTPFFKGYRPQFYFRTTDVTGAVELPEGTEMVMPGDNIKMDVTLIAPIAMEEGLRFAVREGGRTVGAGVVSKIVE from the coding sequence ATGGCAAAGGAAAAATTTGAACGCAGTAAGCCCCACGTAAACGTGGGCACCATTGGTCACGTTGACCACGGTAAAACCACCCTGACAGCGGCGCTGACCCGTGTCTGCGCAGAAGTATTCGGTGGTCAGGCTGTGGCGTTTGACGGCATCGATAACGCCCCGGAAGAGCGTGAGCGCGGTATCACTATCGCCACCTCTCACGTTGAGTACGATTCTGACATTCGTCACTACGCTCACGTCGACTGCCCCGGACACGCCGACTACGTGAAAAACATGATCACCGGTGCGGCCCAGATGGACGGCGCGATCCTGGTATGTGGCGCCACTGATGGCCCAATGCCTCAGACGCGTGAGCACATCCTGCTGTCTCGTCAGGTAGGTGTACCTTACATCGTGGTATTCCTGAACAAGGCTGACCTGCTGGCTGAAGACTGCGGCGGCGTAGGCACCGAAGAATACAACGAAATGCTGGAACTGGTAGAAATGGAAATCCGCGAACTGCTGGATACCTACGAGTTCCCCGGTGACGACACGCCGATCATTGCCGGTTCTGCCCTGATGGCCCTGAACGGCGAAGACGACAACGAGCTGGGTACCACTGCTGTGTCCAAGCTGGTTAAGGCTCTGGACGAGTACATCCCCGAGCCCGAGCGTGCGATTGATCAGCCTTTCCTGATGCCGATCGAAGACGTGTTCTCGATCTCTGGTCGCGGTACTGTTGTGACTGGCCGTATCGAGCGTGGCATCCTGAACACTGGCGACGAAATCGAAATCGTGGGTATCAAAGACACCACCAAGACCACCTGTACTGGTGTTGAGATGTTCCGCAAGATGTTGGACGAAGGCCGTGCCGGTGAGAACGTCGGTGTGCTGCTGCGTGGTACCAAGCGTGACGAAGTTGAGCGTGGTCAGGTTCTGGCGAAGCCCGGCACCATCACTCCACACACTCGCTTCGAAGGCGAAGTTTACGTGCTGTCCAAAGAAGAGGGTGGTCGTCACACGCCGTTCTTCAAAGGCTACCGTCCTCAGTTCTACTTCCGTACTACTGACGTTACTGGTGCTGTTGAGCTGCCTGAAGGCACAGAAATGGTTATGCCTGGCGACAACATCAAGATGGACGTGACGCTGATCGCTCCCATCGCGATGGAAGAAGGCCTGCGCTTCGCGGTTCGCGAAGGCGGTCGTACTGTCGGCGCCGGCGTCGTGTCTAAAATCGTCGAGTAA